The genome window TCCACCAGCGCGTTTGTTTATCACAGCTGTTTTAACAGCTTCAAATAGATCATTTGTGCCTGAGGCACCACCTGAGTTAATCAGACCTATACGACCCATATAGCAGTTTGCAACCTGGTATCTTGTAAGATCTATAGGATGATCTGATGCTAATTCAGTGTATGCCCTGTTGTCCATCTGACCGTATTTAACACCATCACGGTTAAGTGCAACATAACCGCCGTTTAACGTGGGTAGTTTTTGTTTAACTATGTCTGCTTCTATCGTAACACCTATATGGTTAGCCTGCCCTGTTAGATCAGCTGAGGTGTGATAATCCTTTCCATCTACTCTGAATGCAGGGTTTCTCAGATAACACCATAGCACTGTTGCCATACCTAGTTCATGCGCATATTTAAAAGCCTGGCTCACCTCTTGTATCTGGCGAGAAGACTCGTTTGAACCGAAATATATTGTGCAACCAACTGCTGCTGCACCCATCTCCCATGCCTGGTCAACACCAGCGAACATTATCTGATCGAATTTATTTGGATATGTCAATAATTCGTTATGATTTAATTTAACAATAAAGGGTATCTTGTGAGCATACCTCCTTGAAACAGAACCTAGAACACCAAGTGTTGATGCAACAGCATTGCAGCCACCTAGAATAGCAAGTTTCACTATGTTTTCTGGATCAAAATATAATTGGTTTGGTGTAAAAGATGCGGCTGCAGAATGCTCAATACCTTGATCAACTGGTAATATTGACAGATAACCTGTACCACCTAGTCTACCATGTTCAAAAATTGCTCTAAGATTCCGCAAAACCTGAGTTGGTCTGTCAGAGCATTCGAATGTTCTCTCAATAAAATTATGACCAGGTAAATGCAAGTTTTCTTTACGTATCTTCTCACATGTATGATTCAAAAGATAATCTGATTCAGCACCTAGTATACCACGTATAGTATCTATATCCCCACTCCAATATTCTTTAATCATCTCCTCTAACTCCATTTCTATCATTGAGTACCACTTTCAACTTACTATAAAATATGTTTCAGCACAAAAACCTTTCTAATACAAAAAAAATTTTTTTTAGATTTCTCCCTTCTTATATCGTTCACCAAGTTTTTTAAGCATATCCTCTGTCATAGTAGCAAGATTATACTTTGGTTTCCAACCCCATTCCTTTCTAGCA of Candidatus Thermoplasmatota archaeon contains these proteins:
- a CDS encoding class I fructose-bisphosphate aldolase produces the protein MELEEMIKEYWSGDIDTIRGILGAESDYLLNHTCEKIRKENLHLPGHNFIERTFECSDRPTQVLRNLRAIFEHGRLGGTGYLSILPVDQGIEHSAAASFTPNQLYFDPENIVKLAILGGCNAVASTLGVLGSVSRRYAHKIPFIVKLNHNELLTYPNKFDQIMFAGVDQAWEMGAAAVGCTIYFGSNESSRQIQEVSQAFKYAHELGMATVLWCYLRNPAFRVDGKDYHTSADLTGQANHIGVTIEADIVKQKLPTLNGGYVALNRDGVKYGQMDNRAYTELASDHPIDLTRYQVANCYMGRIGLINSGGASGTNDLFEAVKTAVINKRAGGMGLILGRKAFQKPMEEGIRLLNAVQDVYLCEDITIA